In the genome of Myxococcus guangdongensis, the window CCAGACGCAGACGGACTACAGCTCCTACCTGCGCAAGGCCGTCATCGACGCCGTCAAGGAAGTGCCCTGAGGCACCTCAGGGCTTCGGCTGGGGGCTCGCCAGTCGCAGGTGCTCGTGCACCGTCTCCGCGCGCAGGTAGAGGAACTGCGCGTCGCCGAACGCCAGCGTGTCCCCGTCGTTGAGCGTCACCTGCGCGCGGAAGCCCAGCGGCGCGCCGTTGATCCACGTGCCGTTCATCGACTGCGCGTCCCGCACCTGGAATCCACCCGTGGTCGCGCTCCACCGCAGCGTCGCGTGGTGCTGCGACACGGACGGGTCCGGCACCACCAGGTCGCAGTCCGAGCGCCCCACGGTGAGCTCCTCCCCATCCACCTTGGGGTTCAGGAAGTGGACCTCCAGGTTGTCGAAGTCGCGGAGCATCGCGAGCAGCCGCTCCGTCATGCGCGAGCGGTGCGCCATGCCCACCGTGCGAGCGCCCGTCAGCTGCTGGGCGACGTTCCGGAAGACCGGGTCCACGGGCTGCTGGATGAGCGCCACCGGACCGGACGCGGCCCGGAAGGCCTCCAGCGAGGCCGAGGCGAAGGGACGGAGCTGGTTCACGGACACCATGCCTCCCACCCTACGTCCAAGCCGGGACGACGGGAAGTCGCGTGAAGGTGCCCGCCAGTCCCCCTCATCGCCACCTCACCAGCGTGGCTTCCGACCCGAGGGCATGAAACCCTGACGCTTCATGCGGGTCCTCGTCACGGGCGCAGCGGGCTTCATCGGTCACCACGTCAGCGCGAAGCTGCTCGCCCGAGGTGACACCGTCATCGGCGTGGACAACCTGGACCCGTCCGGAGACGTCGCCCTCAAGCGCGCCCGACTGGCCCGGCTCCACTCCCTCCCCGGCGCGGAGCGCTTCACCTGTCACGAGGTGGACATCATGCAGGCTCCCGCGCTCGCGAGAATCTTCCAGCAAGAGCACCCCGAGCGAGTCATCCATCTCGCCGCGCGAGTCGGCGTGCGAGAGGCCGGGGCCTCCGCTTCGTCCTACGTGGACGCGAACGTCGTGGGCTGGCTCCACCTCCTGGAGCAGGGCCGCGCCGCGGGTGTCTCGCACCTCGTCTACGCCTCCTCGAGTTCCGTGTACGGCGCGGACACGCCGCCTCCCTTCCCTGAGAGCGCCCGGGCCGACCATCCCCTCAATGTCTACTCCGCGACCAAGCGCGCCGGAGAGCTGCTGGCCCACACGTACAGCCACCTCCACGGACTGCCCACCAGTGGCCTGCGCTTCTTCACCGTGTACGGCCCCTGGGGACGCCCGGACATGGCGCCGCTGCGCTTCCTGCGCGCGCTGAGAGAAGGCCGCGTCATCGACCTGTACGGCGAGGGACGCATGCTGCGCGACTTCACCTTCGTGGGGGACGTGGCGGAGGCGGTGCTGCGTGTCCTCGACCGACCTCCCGCGGGGAGCCCCCCGTATCGACTGCTCAACGTGGGACGCGGCGAGCCCATCTCCGTCAGGGACTTCGTCGCCGTGCTGGAGCGGCTCCTGGGGACGCGGGCCGTGCTGAAGCTGTTGCCCGCCCAGGCCGGGGAGATGGACTCGACCTGGGCGGACCCCACCGCCCTCGAGCGTGAGACGGGCTTTCGCCCCCGTGTGTCCGTGGACGAGGGGCTCGCGGCGCTCGTCGCCTGGGCGCGCGAGCACCCCCTCTCCTGAGCTAGAGTCCGGGCCCTCGTCACCCGGGCCGGCGAGTGACCCGCTTCCATCTCGATGCTCCTGGTCCTCCAGGAGGAGTGTCGTCATGCCCCGGACTCATCGCGTGAGCTCCCGTCTCACGTTCTTCGCGCTCCTGTCGCTGCTCGGCGCCTGCTCGGATTCCGAGGAGTCGTGTCGTCGCGGTGGCGTGGGCACCTACAGCCAGCCGAGCTTCGCCGCCCCGAACATCGAAGCGCGACGCGTGGACTGTGGCTTCCAGAGCAGCGTGAGCGACGTGGCCCTGGGCGAGGACGGCCTCGCGTGGATCCGCCGCGGCGAGTACGTGGACCGGGGCGAGGACACCTTCTTCTTTCCTCCGAGCAAGTTCCTCTCGAAGCTGGACCCGATGGGGAATTGGCTCGGGGAGTTTCCGCTGCCGGACTTCGTCACCCACCATGTCGTGCACCCCAGCGGTGAGGTCACCGTCTTCGGCTGGGAGAAGGATGCGGACCCGCGCGTCATCCAGGTGCGCCGCCTCCGCCGGGACGGTTCGCTCGTCGCGCAGCGGCGCTTCACCCAGGACATCCCTCCTGCCGAGCGCCTGGACTTCATCGCCCAGCCGGACGGCGCGGTGACGCGGGTGCGAACGCTGGAGTCGGAGCGCTCCGCCGCCATCCTGCTGGCGCGAGCGGATGGAGAGGAGGTGGTCTTCCTCGGGGCGATCGACGGGATGCGAGTGGGGCGTCTCGACGCGAGCCTGGAGACCTCGTGGCTCAGCCCCGTGGCGCCCACGGTGGCCCTGAAGGACTTCTCCACCGGGGAGCAGATGGCGGCGGTGGGCGCTCCCTGGGTGGGCTGGGGCCTGGATGTGGACGAGCGGCACCAGGTCCACGTCGCCACGCCGCTGATGGACCTGCAGCGGCGCGCCTACGTGGAGTCCTTCGAGCGCGAGCCCACGGGCGCGACGGGGCGCGCCTTCCTCCTGTCCTCCTTCTCACCCACGGGCGCGTTCGTCTCCGCGCGCGCCGTGTCCGCGCCCAAGCCCCAGGAGATCGTGGGCCTGGTGGTTCGCGCAGGGGCCTTCGCGCTCGGCGCCAGCGAGCGCGCCCGGGTGGGCGGCCGGGCCCTCTCCCCGGACCTGTACTTCGCCTCCGGGCGCCTGGAGGGGCCCGTGGAGGACGACCTCGTGCGCACGCTCGACGTCGATCGCGACGACGTGCCCGTGTCCTTCGTTCCGTGCGGTCGGGAGCGCTACTGCTTCGCGGGCGACACGGGCTTCGAGCAGGGCTCCACGGACCTCGAGCAGAGGAAGAGCAAGGGCTTCCTGCTCGAGGTCGATCCGCTGGGACAGCAGGTGGGCCTGTTCCAGATTCAGTACGGCGAGGGTGTCCACGTCCTCGTCGCCAGGGAGGGCCGCTGGGACAAGCCGGTGTTCGCGTTCAGCCTCGACGGCTCCCAGACCCCGGGTGGGGCCGGGAGCCGCGCGAAATCCAACCAGACATGGGTGGGCATCCTCTCGCCACTGTGAGCCTCACCCGCTCGTGACCTCCACCTGGCCGTGCTCCACGCGCCAGCACTCGGTGGTGCAGGCGCGCGCGAAGGCGGAGTCGTGACTCACCAGCAGCAGCGCGCCGGGGTACTCGCGCAGGGCCGCCTCCAGTCGCTCGATGGAGGGCAGGTCCAGATGGTTGGTGGGCTCGTCGAGCACCAGCGCCCAGGCGTGCTGTCCCAAGCCCCGCGCGATGAGCAGCTTGCGCACCTCACCGGGGGACGGCTGCTCCGAGCCGAGCAGTCGCTCCGGGTCCACGCCGAGCGCGGCCACGAGCGACAACACGCGGCCCTTCTCCTCGGGAGGCAGCGCGCGCACCGCGTCCAGGGTGGCCCGGGCCTCCTCGGCGCCCACGTCCTGCGGCAGGTACAGGATGCGCTCGCGCGGAACGCGGGTGTTCTCGAGCAGCGCGCGCACCAGGGTGCTCTTGCCCGCCCCGTTGGGGCCCTCGATGCGCACGCGCGCCTCGCGGCCCACCGACAACTTCACCGGGCCCAGCAGCGGCACGTCCCCGACGCGCAGCTCCGGTACGTCCACCGTGATGAGCCACGGGTTGGGCGAGCGAACGTAGTCGACGAAGATGGAGCGCCCCATCGTCTTGTCCGCGTGGAACTCGCCCACCGCCTCGCTGACGCGCTCGAGCTCCCGACGGAGGATGCCCACGCGGCGGCCCGCATGGTTCTCCGCCCAGCCGGCGACGACGGACGCGCCCATGGAGCGCGCGTCGTTGTCGTTCTTGTCCTTGAGCCGCTTGCGGGTGCTGCGCCCCGCGTCCGCGGAGGCCTGCTCTCGCCGGGCCTGGTCCAGCATCCGGGCCGCGCGTTTCTGCTCCGCGCGGGCCTGTTGATAGGCGCCCAGCTCCGCCTCACGCTCGGCCTCCCAGTGCTGCTTCGCCGCGGAGTAGGCCCCGGGCCACAGCCGCGCGTCGCCACCCTGCACACGCAAGGTGCCCGTGGTGAGCGACTCGAGCAGCGGCCGGTCATGCGACACCACCACGCCCACGCCCTTGAAGCGCTTGAGCGCGGAGACGAGCCAGGCCCGGGCCTCGGCGTCCAGGTGGTTGGTGGGCTCGTCGAGCAGCAGCACGTGCGGCTCGGCCGCGAGCGCCGCGCCCACCTGCCAGCGCTTGCGCTCCCCTGGTGACAGCGTGGACCAACGCTCCAACGCGGAGACATCCAATCCCAGCTGCCCATGCAGCCGCCGCGCGAGCGAGTCCCAGGACTCGGCGAACTCGGTGATGTCGGGCGTGAGCGCCTCGACCTCCTGCCGGCACAGCCGCAGGGTGGGGGAGGGCGGCTCGAACTGGAGGTGCCCCTCGGTGGGTGTCAGCTCTCCGGCCAGCAGGCGGAGGAGCGTGGACTTGCCAGCACCATTGGCGCCCACGAGCCCTGTCCAGCCAGCGGGCAGGTGGAAGTCGACTTCGGAGAGGACGGAGACAGCGTCGGAATAGGCGTACGACACGCGGTGCGCGCGGAGGGATGACATCTGAGGCGAACTCCTGAATCCAGGGCGCGAGCCCGCACGAGGCGGCTCAGCGCGATGACGACCGGAACGACCTGGGACTCAGCGGTTCTGCCTCAAGGGTGAATCGACCTCGCGTAGGGAGGGGTTGTCAGGCCCTCCGGTGGATGCGTGCCTTCAATCTATGACGCGCGTGGGGGTGGATTGCAACTCCGACGTGCCCGCCGTCCAGGTGTGACGGCGGGCGTGGAGCCTTCCAGACGACGGCGGGACTACTCGTCCTGCTCGGAGGGCGGGCGAGGGCGCCGCGGCGGCACGGCGGGGACGCCGGCGAGCGTGGCGGACTCGGAGAGCACGTTGCCCCGGGCAATCGCCTGCGCGCTGAGGGCCGCGGCGGTGGGCGCCTGACGCTGGGCGGGAACCTTCGCCTTGGTGGCCTCCTCGTCCTTGAAGAAGACCTCCTTGAGCGCGGAGACGGCGCCGAGCGTGGCGGTGGCCTCGTAGGGGATGAACATCTTGTTGTCCCCCTTGCTCATCTCCTGGAGGGTCTCCATGTAGCGCAGCGCGAGGATCTCAGGGGTGGCGCGGCCATTGTGGATGGCCTCGAAGGTGAGGCGCGTGGCCTCCGCCTTGCCCTCGGCCTCCAGCATGGTGGCGCGCTTGTGGCCCTCGGCGCGGGCGATCTCCGCGTCGCGCTCGGCCTCGGCGCGCAGGATGCGGGAGATCTTCTCGCCCTCGGCCTGGAGGATGGCGGCGGCCTTGTCACCCTCGGCCTTGGTCACCTCGGCGCGGCGCTCGCGCTCGGCGGTCATCTGCTTGGCCATGGCGGACTTGATGGCCTGGGGCGGCTCGATTTCACGCAGCTCCACGCGCGTCACCTTCACGCCCCACTTCTCCGTGGCCTCGTCCAGCACCATGCGCAGACGCGTGTTCACCGTCTCGCGGCTGGTCAACGTCTGGTCCAGCGTCAGGCCGCCCATGACGTTGCGCAGGTTCGTCATGGTGAGCTGCTCGATGGCCAGCGCCAGGTTCTCCACCTGGTACAGCGCCTTCGCGGGGTCGACGATCTGGTAGTAGATGACCGAGCCGACCTCCATGTTGACGTTGTCGTGGGTGATGACCTGCACCGTCTCGAAGCCCATGACCTGCTCACGCAGGTCCACCATGGTGCTGCGCATGTAGCGGTTGCCCGTGCGCATCTCGATGGGGCGGGGGCTGTCGATGAACGGGATGAGGATGTTGAGGCCGCTGGTGGCCACGTCGTGGAACTTGCCCAGACGCTCCACCACCATGACCTTGGCCTGGGGAACGATGCGCACGCAGGTGTAGAGCAGGAAGCCCAGCGCGCCCACCACGGCGAGTAGAAGTACAACCGTCCCTGCGTCCATCAGCGCTTCTCCTGGTTCTGTCCCCCGGGGGGAACCGATGACATCGTCGCCGAGGGGCGGCGCACCCAAAGCTTGAGTCCTTCGACCTGCTCCACCGTGACGAGCTCGCCGGCGAGGATGGCGCCCGTCAGCGAGCGGGCCATCCACAGCTCGCCGTTGATGCGCACCGTGCCGCCGTGAGGCGCGTCGATGGCCTCCGTCACCACGGCCTCTTGCCCCACCATGGCCTCGATGCCCGTCTTCAAATGCGAGGCATCCCGCATGAAAAGGTTCTTGAACAGGGTGCGCGAGGCGGCGATCAACCCGATGGCCACGACGCTGAAGAGCGCGAGCTGGAGCAGGAAGGTCAGCCCCAGGGCCGCGGCGAGCGAGGCGACGAGCGCCCCGGCCGAGAACCACACGAGCCCGAAGCCGGTGAGCTTGAGCTCCAGCACCCCGAAGACGAGGGCGGCGGCAATCCAGAGTTGCCAGGCGGAGGGGAACAGGTCCATGAAGGTCTCTTTGTCAGTCGATTCCCCTCCCTGTCAAACGGGGGTCGGCCGGGACGAAAGCGTCCTTCAGGAAATGAGCGGGCGAAAGGCGCCGCGTCCCCTCAACGCGGGGCTTCTCGGGTCTATTTCACCCGGAACAGCTCCCGGGTCTCGACGATGGGCTGATAGCCGCCCACGGTCCGGGTGAAGAGCAGCCGCTGGGGGACGCCGGTGCTGTCGCAGTCCAGGGCGTCCAGGGCGAGTGTCTCCTTGAAGACGAGCGTGTGCTGCTGGGGGGCCCTGGCGCGCGAGGCGGTCTTCTCGATTCCGGCGGTGCGGGGTGGCTCCTGGGGACGGACGGGGTAGGACTTCGCGGGGCGGCGGGTGACGATGAACTCCACCTTGGCGGGGGTGCGCTCCAGGTCGAGCACGTAGTCGCTGGTGTCGTTGTGGCTGGGGCCCACGGTGTCCGGGTTCAGGCTGTCGAACTGCACGTGGGTGTCCGCCCAGTAGGCGCCCCGCTCATCGCGGTGGAAGCGCACGGTGAGCGTGTAGTTGTTCTTGAGCAGGGCGTCATTGGCCATGCGGATCAGCGGGTCCTTGAGCTGCGTGTCGGTGAGCGGTGTCTGCCATTCCTTGAACACGCGGCCCTTGTAGGTGCCCAGGTACAGCTCGCGGTTGACGCCACAGGGGGCGGGCTTGCGTGAGGTGTAGCGCGTTTCCGCGCCCTGGCCCGGCGATGGGAACAGCAGGGCGGACGCGAGGATGAACAGGAAGGGAAGGGCGAAGCGGTTGAGGCCGTGCGACGACATGGGTCCTCCTCGTCGGG includes:
- a CDS encoding NAD-dependent epimerase/dehydratase family protein encodes the protein MRVLVTGAAGFIGHHVSAKLLARGDTVIGVDNLDPSGDVALKRARLARLHSLPGAERFTCHEVDIMQAPALARIFQQEHPERVIHLAARVGVREAGASASSYVDANVVGWLHLLEQGRAAGVSHLVYASSSSVYGADTPPPFPESARADHPLNVYSATKRAGELLAHTYSHLHGLPTSGLRFFTVYGPWGRPDMAPLRFLRALREGRVIDLYGEGRMLRDFTFVGDVAEAVLRVLDRPPAGSPPYRLLNVGRGEPISVRDFVAVLERLLGTRAVLKLLPAQAGEMDSTWADPTALERETGFRPRVSVDEGLAALVAWAREHPLS
- a CDS encoding FHA domain-containing protein, producing MVSVNQLRPFASASLEAFRAASGPVALIQQPVDPVFRNVAQQLTGARTVGMAHRSRMTERLLAMLRDFDNLEVHFLNPKVDGEELTVGRSDCDLVVPDPSVSQHHATLRWSATTGGFQVRDAQSMNGTWINGAPLGFRAQVTLNDGDTLAFGDAQFLYLRAETVHEHLRLASPQPKP
- a CDS encoding ATP-binding cassette domain-containing protein → MSSLRAHRVSYAYSDAVSVLSEVDFHLPAGWTGLVGANGAGKSTLLRLLAGELTPTEGHLQFEPPSPTLRLCRQEVEALTPDITEFAESWDSLARRLHGQLGLDVSALERWSTLSPGERKRWQVGAALAAEPHVLLLDEPTNHLDAEARAWLVSALKRFKGVGVVVSHDRPLLESLTTGTLRVQGGDARLWPGAYSAAKQHWEAEREAELGAYQQARAEQKRAARMLDQARREQASADAGRSTRKRLKDKNDNDARSMGASVVAGWAENHAGRRVGILRRELERVSEAVGEFHADKTMGRSIFVDYVRSPNPWLITVDVPELRVGDVPLLGPVKLSVGREARVRIEGPNGAGKSTLVRALLENTRVPRERILYLPQDVGAEEARATLDAVRALPPEEKGRVLSLVAALGVDPERLLGSEQPSPGEVRKLLIARGLGQHAWALVLDEPTNHLDLPSIERLEAALREYPGALLLVSHDSAFARACTTECWRVEHGQVEVTSG
- a CDS encoding SPFH domain-containing protein — encoded protein: MDAGTVVLLLAVVGALGFLLYTCVRIVPQAKVMVVERLGKFHDVATSGLNILIPFIDSPRPIEMRTGNRYMRSTMVDLREQVMGFETVQVITHDNVNMEVGSVIYYQIVDPAKALYQVENLALAIEQLTMTNLRNVMGGLTLDQTLTSRETVNTRLRMVLDEATEKWGVKVTRVELREIEPPQAIKSAMAKQMTAERERRAEVTKAEGDKAAAILQAEGEKISRILRAEAERDAEIARAEGHKRATMLEAEGKAEATRLTFEAIHNGRATPEILALRYMETLQEMSKGDNKMFIPYEATATLGAVSALKEVFFKDEEATKAKVPAQRQAPTAAALSAQAIARGNVLSESATLAGVPAVPPRRPRPPSEQDE
- a CDS encoding NfeD family protein, translating into MDLFPSAWQLWIAAALVFGVLELKLTGFGLVWFSAGALVASLAAALGLTFLLQLALFSVVAIGLIAASRTLFKNLFMRDASHLKTGIEAMVGQEAVVTEAIDAPHGGTVRINGELWMARSLTGAILAGELVTVEQVEGLKLWVRRPSATMSSVPPGGQNQEKR